The following coding sequences are from one Arthrobacter sp. PvP023 window:
- a CDS encoding GTPase encodes MSRHSGTREASRLDARLQALNDARELAGGVLPDEALDDVLQVLERASSRRSLSAVHTVVGFFGATGSGKSSLFNAVSGAEIATAAVRRPTTSEPLAGVWGQDGSEPLLDWLGVTKRHHSSALPGFADESTGLILLDLPDFDSTKAANREIVQRMVGLVDVLVWVLDPQKYADAAVHNDFLAPLASHGAVTLVVLNQVDRLPPSDIGPVLESLKAILARDGLGKVQVLGASALEGTGIDKVRAAIRHVVVQRQALSQRLAADVSKATARLAAASGTGEAAGVKAGTRSRLADELAAAANVPLVADAVATSYRQEATRRTGWPLTRWLVRFRPDPLRRLNLRREGAAAEVNRTSLPPAGAPERARTDAAVREFADAASAGAPGPWRAAIRGAAREGRDQLPDALDQAIAGTELMAGRKSWWWGLFNVAQWLALVAALGGVGWLGVLAGLGYLQLPVPAVPRVEGWPVPTLMIAGGVLLGVVLALAGKAIAGAAARVRGGAAGKKLRAAVAAVADRRVVEPVEVEVSRLKSFNAALKAAGRD; translated from the coding sequence ATGAGCCGGCACAGCGGAACCCGGGAAGCCTCCCGGCTCGACGCCCGCCTGCAAGCCCTGAACGATGCGCGGGAGCTCGCCGGCGGGGTGTTGCCGGACGAGGCGCTGGACGACGTGCTTCAGGTCCTTGAGCGCGCCAGTTCCCGCCGTTCACTGTCCGCGGTGCACACTGTGGTGGGATTCTTCGGCGCCACGGGCAGCGGGAAATCGTCGCTTTTCAATGCGGTCAGCGGTGCGGAAATAGCAACGGCGGCGGTGCGCCGTCCCACGACGTCCGAACCGCTGGCCGGTGTCTGGGGACAGGACGGCAGCGAACCGTTGCTGGACTGGCTCGGGGTCACCAAACGCCACCATTCCTCGGCCCTGCCGGGGTTCGCCGATGAATCCACGGGCCTGATCCTGTTGGACCTGCCGGATTTCGATTCAACGAAGGCCGCCAACCGGGAGATTGTCCAGCGGATGGTGGGTCTGGTGGACGTCCTGGTGTGGGTGCTGGACCCGCAGAAATATGCGGACGCCGCGGTGCACAACGACTTCCTTGCGCCCCTGGCGTCGCACGGGGCGGTCACGCTGGTGGTCCTGAACCAGGTCGACCGGCTTCCGCCGTCGGACATCGGACCGGTGCTGGAATCCCTTAAAGCCATCCTTGCCCGGGACGGCCTGGGGAAGGTCCAGGTCCTTGGCGCCTCGGCGCTGGAGGGGACCGGCATCGACAAAGTCCGGGCCGCCATTCGGCACGTGGTGGTGCAACGGCAGGCGTTGTCGCAGCGGCTGGCCGCGGATGTCTCCAAGGCCACGGCCCGCCTTGCGGCGGCATCCGGAACCGGGGAGGCAGCCGGAGTCAAAGCCGGCACCAGGTCCCGGCTGGCTGACGAGCTTGCGGCGGCCGCCAACGTCCCGCTCGTTGCTGATGCTGTGGCGACGTCGTACCGGCAGGAAGCCACCAGGCGCACAGGCTGGCCGCTGACCCGCTGGCTGGTCCGTTTCCGCCCGGACCCGTTGCGGCGGCTGAACCTGCGGCGGGAAGGTGCCGCAGCGGAGGTGAACCGGACATCGCTGCCGCCGGCCGGTGCCCCGGAACGCGCCAGGACGGACGCTGCCGTGCGGGAATTCGCGGATGCCGCCAGTGCCGGGGCTCCGGGACCGTGGCGCGCGGCCATCCGGGGCGCGGCGCGTGAAGGCCGGGACCAACTGCCGGACGCGTTGGACCAGGCAATTGCCGGTACTGAGCTGATGGCCGGCAGAAAGTCGTGGTGGTGGGGACTGTTCAACGTTGCCCAATGGCTGGCCCTCGTGGCGGCCTTGGGCGGCGTGGGCTGGCTCGGGGTCCTGGCCGGGCTAGGGTATCTCCAGCTGCCTGTTCCGGCGGTGCCCAGGGTGGAAGGTTGGCCGGTTCCGACGCTGATGATCGCCGGGGGAGTGTTACTGGGCGTAGTGCTGGCCCTCGCCGGAAAGGCCATCGCCGGCGCGGCGGCCCGAGTGCGGGGCGGCGCGGCGGGGAAGAAGCTCAGGGCGGCCGTGGCCGCCGTTGCGGACAGACGCGTGGTTGAACCGGTGGAAGTTGAAGTCAGCAGGCTGAAGTCCTTCAACGCGGCCCTGAAAGCCGCGGGCCGCGACTAG
- a CDS encoding DUF1697 domain-containing protein: MNSYAVFLRGINVGGINIKMADLRGALAERGFGGVKTLLASGNVALASPLGAAAVKKEVEACLRGSFGYDAWVVVLTDARVAALVEACPYPAEDKTTHTYITLSSDTDVLDELFEAGSRLDGTQQQRLGPEAMAWLAPAGGTLDSPFSKLSSKARYKSTTTTRNLRTMIKVRDATKALGNG, from the coding sequence ATGAACAGCTATGCGGTCTTCCTCCGCGGCATCAACGTGGGCGGAATCAACATCAAAATGGCGGACCTCAGGGGCGCCCTGGCGGAACGCGGCTTCGGCGGAGTGAAGACGCTCCTGGCCAGCGGCAACGTTGCCCTGGCCAGCCCTCTCGGCGCCGCCGCAGTCAAGAAGGAAGTCGAAGCCTGCCTGCGCGGGTCCTTTGGCTATGACGCATGGGTGGTGGTTCTGACCGACGCGAGGGTTGCCGCACTCGTCGAGGCATGCCCGTACCCTGCCGAGGACAAAACGACGCACACCTATATCACCCTCAGTTCGGATACAGACGTGCTGGACGAGCTGTTCGAGGCCGGTTCACGGCTGGACGGAACGCAGCAGCAGCGCCTGGGTCCCGAGGCCATGGCCTGGCTTGCACCCGCCGGAGGCACCCTGGACAGTCCCTTCAGCAAACTTTCATCCAAAGCGCGCTACAAATCGACCACCACGACGCGCAACCTTCGCACCATGATCAAGGTCCGCGACGCCACGAAAGCACTGGGAAACGGCTAG